The nucleotide window ATTTCCAACTAATTCGGACCGATTATTATCTCTATCCGAACCAAGCACGTAACTTGGGATTAGCGCAAGTAGATACCCCTTATTTAGTCTTTATCGATAATGATGTTGTCGTGACCCCAGGGTGGTTACAGGCCCTAGTGCAATGTGCTGAAGAAACAGATGCCAGTGTTGTGGGTCCGTTGATGGGGCAACATGAACCCGTCCACCAAGAAATTCATTTTGCCGGTGGAGAATCTCATATTTGGGTGGATCGACGAGGAAGACGACGGTTAAGGGAGAAAATGTATGAACAGGGAAAATCAGTAGCTACAATACGCGATCGCCTACAACGCAAAGAAACAGAGTTGGCAGAATTTCACTGTGTACTAATACGCAAGTCTGTGTTTGAACAAATTGGTGTTTTAGATGAGCAAATTCTCAATACGAAAGAACATCTCGATTTTTGTATGCTGGTTCGCGAAGCCGGTCAAACAGTTTATTTTGAACCCAATGCTTTAGTCACCTACGTCGCGGGTCCTCCCTTGCAATGGAGTGATTTACACTACTATATGTTGCGCTGGAGCGATGATTGGACACTAAGGAGCCTCAAGCGTCTCCGCGAAAAATGGGACTTAGCAGAAGATGCGTACTTTACGACCAAGTATCATAAACTCGGTTGGCGACGCAAAACGAATATTATTGTACCGATAATTTGGAAACTAACCTTTGGTCTATACAGTCCGCGGTTAGAACATTTTTTGATCAGAGTTGAACACTTGATCAATCATTGGCTAAGTAATCGCCATGCTAGAGAACAAGTAAGTCATTCTCTGAAATCAGAAGACAACGCGCCCTCAATGCCTGTCTTGTCTGATCATTCCTCATAAAATCCCCGATTAACTTGCTTCA belongs to Cyanobacteria bacterium GSL.Bin1 and includes:
- a CDS encoding glycosyltransferase, which produces MTEPIVTIVVVPRERFSYAQTSLESIYEHTQIPFKLVYVDGNSPCSVSEYLQAQAKVHHFQLIRTDYYLYPNQARNLGLAQVDTPYLVFIDNDVVVTPGWLQALVQCAEETDASVVGPLMGQHEPVHQEIHFAGGESHIWVDRRGRRRLREKMYEQGKSVATIRDRLQRKETELAEFHCVLIRKSVFEQIGVLDEQILNTKEHLDFCMLVREAGQTVYFEPNALVTYVAGPPLQWSDLHYYMLRWSDDWTLRSLKRLREKWDLAEDAYFTTKYHKLGWRRKTNIIVPIIWKLTFGLYSPRLEHFLIRVEHLINHWLSNRHAREQVSHSLKSEDNAPSMPVLSDHSS